The region CGAGCGCATCGATCATCTCGGCGTGGCCAGTGCCGACAACGCCGCCGCCCTCGAGATCTTCTGCGGGCGCCTGGGATTTCCTCTGGAGAGTACCCAGACCGATCTGGAAGTGCGGATTCCCGTCGAGAGCTTCACCTCCGACAAGTACGGCGTGGTCTACCACGCGCGCCCGCCGGAGCCCGTGGGGGGCCTCCGGGTCGCCTTCGTCACCGTGGGCGACTGCGAGCTGGAGTTCCTGCAGGACTTCGATCCCCGGCACGCCGCGGACGCGGCCAGCCATGGCCCGGGGACGACCAAGCAGGATCAGGGGGCGATCGCGCGCTACGTGGCCTCCCGCGGACCCGGCCTGCATCACCTGGCCCTGAAAGTGAGCGACATCGACGACGCGCTGGGCCGGCTCGCCCGCGCCGGCTACGAGCTGATCGACCGGGTGGGCCGCCCGGGTTCCCGGCGCGCCCGCATCGCGTTCCTCGGGCGGAAAAGCCTGGGCGGCGTCCTCGTGCACCTGGTCGAGCGTGGGGCCATCTGAGCGTTGACGGCGCTCAGCCGATGTATTCGCGCACTTTGGCCAGCAGCGCGCGGGGGCTGAAGGGCTTGGACACGTAGGCGTTGGCGCCCGCGCCGAACGCTTTGGCGTCGTCCCCGCTCAGCGCGTAGGAAGTCACCACGATCAGGGGAATCTGCCGCAAGCGGGGATTCGCCTTGATCCGCCGCGTGGCCTCGTAGCCGTCGATCCCCGGCAGCTGGATGTCCATCAAGATCAGGTCGAACGGCTGGGCATCGGCGAGGGCCACCGCGTCCTCGCCCGTCGTGGCCTCGATCACCTCGTAGCCGGCGCTGGTGAGCAGATCGCGCAGGATCCGTCGGTTGTCCTCCTGATCGTCGACGGCGAGGATGCGCTTGCTCACGATGCCGTGATGGGCACGGTGAACGTGAAGGTCGATCCCTGGCCCAGGGTGGACTCGACCCACATCCGTCCTCCGTGCATCTCGACGATGCGGCGGGCGATGGCCAACCCGAGCCCCGTGCCGCCCTTGGCCCGGGCCGTCGTGCTCTCGGCCTGCTGGAACTCCTCGAAGATCTTGGCCTGATCCTCGGGCGCGATCCCGGAGCCGGTGTCGGCCACCTCCACCAGGAAAGCCTCGTCGGCCCGGCTGGCTCGGACGACGACCCGGCCGGCGTCGGTGAACTTCAGGGCGTTGCCGACCAGGTTCATGACCACCTGGGTGAGCCGGCGCTGATCGCCGCGCCCCAGCGGCAGGTCCGGATCCACGGTCACGGCCAGCTCGAGCTTCTTCTCCCGGGCCAGGGCCTCGACCGAGACGGCCACGCTCTGCACCACGTCGGCCATCGAGTAATCGGTCAAGGCGAGCGTGAGCTGCCCGGCCTCGATCTTGGACAGATCGAGGATGTCGTTGATGAGGCCGAGCAGGTGGCGGCCGCTCTTGTCCACCCGCTCGAGCACCTCCTGCATCCGCTCCGGCACCTCGCCGTAGATCTTGTCGGCGATCAGCTCCGTGTAGCCGAGGATGGCGTTGAGCGGGGTGCGCAGCTCGTGGCTCATGTTGGCCAGGACCTGGGCTTTGTGCCGGCTGGCCAGCTCGAGCTGGCGGCTCTTGTCCTCGATCTCCCGGAAGAGCCGGGCGTTCTGGATGGCCAGGGCCGACTGGGTGGCGAAGGTCGTGAGCAGCTCGATCGTCTCGGACGGGAACTCGCCGGGAGACTTCCGGGTGACGGTGAGCCCGCCGATGAGGTGCTCGTCGCGGAGCAGGGGGACGGCCAGCAGCGCCCGCGTCCCGCTGCGCAGCAGGATGTCGCGCAAGGGGCCCCGATACGCCCGCTCCTCGGCGATGTCCGGGATCTGGACGGGCTGGCGGCTGACCGCCATAGGGCCCAGGATGCCTTCGCCTTTGCGGACCGGCGTCCGCCGGGCCACCGCGACGACGTCCTCGTCGAGGCTGTCGGTAGCGCGCAGGTGGAACGCCTCGGCCGCCTCGTCGTACTCCCAGACCGAGCAGGCCTCGGTGCCGGCCATCTGGTTGGCGCGCGTCACGATGGTCTGGAGCACGGTCTCCAGATCGAGCGTGGAGCTGAGCGCCCGGCTCACCTCGCCGAGCGCGGTAAGCTGCTCGACCGAGCGCGCCAGCTCCTTGGTGCGGGTCTGGAGCTCGCTCAGCAGCCGGGCGTTCTCGATGGCGATGACGGCCTGGTTGGCGAAGGTGGTGACCAGATCGACCTGCGCCTCGGTGAAGGGCTCGACCCGCTCCTTCCACATGGCAATCACGCCGATCGGGACGCCTTCCCGGAGCATCGGCACGCCGAGCATGGTCCGAAACCCTCCGCGCCTCTGCGACTCGGACCAGCCGTACTCGGGATCGGCGACCGCATCGGGGATGTGAATGACGCGTCCCTCGAGCACCGTCCGCCCCACGAGGGTGGCGCGGCTCGGGACGATCGGGATCGGGTTCGCTTCGATGAAGGCGCGGTAGTCGGGCGCGGCGCCGTGGTCCACGGCGAGGCGGTAGGCATCCCCCACCCGGCGGAAGATGAATCCCTTCTCGGCCCCGCAGAGTCGCGTCGCATTGTCGACGAGGGTCTGCAGCACGGTCTGGAGCTCAAAGATCGAACGGCTGATCACCTGGAGGACTTCGCTGATAGCGGTCTGCTGCGCCAGCGCCTGGGAGAGCTCGCGGTTACTGGCCTGCAGCTCGGTGAAGAGCCGGACGTTCTCGATTGCGATCACGGCTTGATCGGCAAAGGTTTTGACCAGCGCGACCTGCTGCTCTGTGAACGGACGCACCTCGCGGCGAAACATCGCCACGACGCCGATGAGGGTGTTCTCGCGCAAGAGGGGAACGGCGAGAACCGTCCGGGCTCGTTCGATCTGGAGCACGAGCGGCGAGAATCCCGGCTCGGTGGTCATGTCGGCAACGTGGATCACGCGGCGCTCCAGCGCCGCTTTGCGGGCGGGGCCGGCCGGACCCGGCCTGATGGGTGTTCGCATGAAAAAATCCGCGAGCTGGGGGGAGCAGTTATGGTGAGCCGCCCCTAACAGGAACTCTCCGTCGTAGCGCCACAGGGTAGCCAGATTGGCGTCGCAGAGACGGCAGACGTTGGCCAGGATCGTCCTGAAGACCGGCTCCAGATCCGTGGGCGAGCCGCTGATAACACGCAGGATCTCGCTGGTGGCCGTTTGCTGCTCGAGGGCTTCGGTGAGATCGCGGTTGCGGGCCTGCAGCTCGTTAAACAGGCGGACGTTCTCGATGGCGATGACGGCCTGGGCGGCAAAGGTCTCCATCAGGGCGATCTGGCTCTCAGTGAACGGCAGGACCTCATGTCTGTGAATGAAGATCGCTCCCAGCAACTCGTCCGCCCTGAGCATGGGGATCGCGAGCACGGTTCGGAAGGGGTCTACATGCTGACCAGGGTGCGTGTACTCTGGATCGGCCCGGACATCGTGGATGTGGATGCTTCGCCGCTCGAGAGCGGCGCGTCCCGTGGCACTGTCGCGTCCCAGAGCGATGGGGTTTTGCTCGATGAACGCTCTGAGCTCCGGGGAAACATTGTAGGTGGCCACCCCTCGCAGCAGCTGACCGTCGAAGCGGAAGATGAACGCGCGCTCGGCTGCGCACAGCCTGACCGCGTTCTCGGCCAGCGTCTCGAAGACCGGCTGGAGATCGAACGTGGAACGACCGATCACCTTGAGAAGTTCACTGGTCGCCGTCTGCTGTTCCAGCGCCTCGGTCACCTGCGCGTGGGCCTGCGTAAGCGCACGGTTCTTCCCCTGCAACTCTGTAAACAACCGCACGTTCTCGATGGCGATGACGGCCTGGTCGGCGAAGGTCTTGAGAAGCGCAATCTGCTGATCGGAGAAGGGCCGCACCTCGTTTCGGCGGAGCTGGATGTTGCCGATGGCGGTGCCTTCTCGGAGCAGGGGGACGCTGAGGGTCGTCCGGTGCCCGCGCTCTCGGGCGATTGCGCTGCCCTCCGGGAACTCGCCGCCTTCGGCCTGCAGGTCCTCGATGTGGAAGAGTCGGCGCTCGATCACCGTGCGGCCGCCCAGGGTTCCGGGGTGAAGCGGGACGTCGCCGGCCGGCATCGGGCCGTGGTGGGCGACGAGGCGCAAGACGCCACCATCCACGCGTAAGACCATGGCGTCGAACGCGTCGCACAACCGGGCCGCGCTGTGCGCGATGGCAGTAAAGACGGGCTCGACGTCGGTCGGAGAGCTGGA is a window of Candidatus Methylomirabilota bacterium DNA encoding:
- a CDS encoding VOC family protein translates to MLARRLAYAALVVADVDRIADAFTRDLGLRRTACAAGDSGRRVPVFTIGASALALFEPSDPLLGDDARPGVHHIAVEVADLAAAAGAVSVAGVALDGGTPEPGLDGRRRLRLRPETTAGVRTYLSEPIALAPASPGWIERIDHLGVASADNAAALEIFCGRLGFPLESTQTDLEVRIPVESFTSDKYGVVYHARPPEPVGGLRVAFVTVGDCELEFLQDFDPRHAADAASHGPGTTKQDQGAIARYVASRGPGLHHLALKVSDIDDALGRLARAGYELIDRVGRPGSRRARIAFLGRKSLGGVLVHLVERGAI
- a CDS encoding response regulator, coding for MSKRILAVDDQEDNRRILRDLLTSAGYEVIEATTGEDAVALADAQPFDLILMDIQLPGIDGYEATRRIKANPRLRQIPLIVVTSYALSGDDAKAFGAGANAYVSKPFSPRALLAKVREYIG
- a CDS encoding GAF domain-containing protein, with amino-acid sequence MARSRSGLADLLTEIARTAARLCEARDCLIFLVEGEELRLVAKYGSLRTTRPLGQTFPLVRDSVYGRAVIDGRTLHVRDIAAAVRTTFKTLAAQQRATGIRTLLAAPLMRDAIPVGVISVRRTVVRPFTPHQISLLKTFASQAAIAIDNACLSEDLSARNRDLAEALQREMATGAILRVISRSPTDTTPVFDTILESASRLCEANLATLFLFDGEYLSSVAHHNASPAFAEHLRRSRLRPSHETSTRLAALERRVVHIHDLLSDPSFAPSEVHRQENVRSVLSVPLLRETELLGVLTVWRREVRPFTDRHITLLETLADQAIIAIENVRLFTELQTRNRALTEALEQQTATSEILHVISGSPTDVQPVFAAVAASAARLCEAFDAAIFQVDDKTLRMIVHEGPIPAHAIGEGPPLVRGTPPGRAVLERRTIHVADMQTESAEYPEGAEIARRFGHRTVLVVPLLRAGDALGAIAVRRTELRPFTDRQIELLKTFADQAAIAIENVRLFTALQTRNRELTEALEQQTATSEILKVISSSPTDVEPVFTAIAHSAARLCDAFDAMVLRVDGGVLRLVAHHGPMPAGDVPLHPGTLGGRTVIERRLFHIEDLQAEGGEFPEGSAIARERGHRTTLSVPLLREGTAIGNIQLRRNEVRPFSDQQIALLKTFADQAVIAIENVRLFTELQGKNRALTQAHAQVTEALEQQTATSELLKVIGRSTFDLQPVFETLAENAVRLCAAERAFIFRFDGQLLRGVATYNVSPELRAFIEQNPIALGRDSATGRAALERRSIHIHDVRADPEYTHPGQHVDPFRTVLAIPMLRADELLGAIFIHRHEVLPFTESQIALMETFAAQAVIAIENVRLFNELQARNRDLTEALEQQTATSEILRVISGSPTDLEPVFRTILANVCRLCDANLATLWRYDGEFLLGAAHHNCSPQLADFFMRTPIRPGPAGPARKAALERRVIHVADMTTEPGFSPLVLQIERARTVLAVPLLRENTLIGVVAMFRREVRPFTEQQVALVKTFADQAVIAIENVRLFTELQASNRELSQALAQQTAISEVLQVISRSIFELQTVLQTLVDNATRLCGAEKGFIFRRVGDAYRLAVDHGAAPDYRAFIEANPIPIVPSRATLVGRTVLEGRVIHIPDAVADPEYGWSESQRRGGFRTMLGVPMLREGVPIGVIAMWKERVEPFTEAQVDLVTTFANQAVIAIENARLLSELQTRTKELARSVEQLTALGEVSRALSSTLDLETVLQTIVTRANQMAGTEACSVWEYDEAAEAFHLRATDSLDEDVVAVARRTPVRKGEGILGPMAVSRQPVQIPDIAEERAYRGPLRDILLRSGTRALLAVPLLRDEHLIGGLTVTRKSPGEFPSETIELLTTFATQSALAIQNARLFREIEDKSRQLELASRHKAQVLANMSHELRTPLNAILGYTELIADKIYGEVPERMQEVLERVDKSGRHLLGLINDILDLSKIEAGQLTLALTDYSMADVVQSVAVSVEALAREKKLELAVTVDPDLPLGRGDQRRLTQVVMNLVGNALKFTDAGRVVVRASRADEAFLVEVADTGSGIAPEDQAKIFEEFQQAESTTARAKGGTGLGLAIARRIVEMHGGRMWVESTLGQGSTFTFTVPITAS